In one Ktedonobacteraceae bacterium genomic region, the following are encoded:
- a CDS encoding NAD-dependent epimerase/dehydratase family protein, giving the protein MRILVIGGTRFMGPLVVRLLSDAGHEVIVFHRGQNTIDLPQGVQEVLGDRRSLASHIDRFRNFEPEVVLDMIPFTEQDAQEVMNTFRGNAGRVVAISSQDVYRAFGRVNNKESGPAEPGPITEDSPLREHLYPYRGATPRNEEQKQWMNDYDKILVERVVMGNPELSSTILRLPAVYGPGDYQHRMFSWLKRMDDRRPAILLDEKEAQWRWAHGYVENVAAAIVLVVTDERASGRIYNVGEPITMTMADRIRKIGEIAGWQGNIVLVPHGKLPEPLSWGINAEQDIVVDTKRIRDELGYQERIDLDEAFKRTIAWERANPPAQIDPRDFDYAAEDAILSEFM; this is encoded by the coding sequence ATGCGTATTCTTGTTATTGGCGGTACGCGCTTCATGGGTCCTCTGGTTGTACGCTTATTGAGCGATGCAGGCCATGAGGTCATAGTTTTTCACCGTGGTCAAAATACCATCGATTTGCCACAGGGCGTCCAGGAGGTTCTGGGAGATCGACGATCTCTTGCTTCTCATATCGACAGGTTTAGAAATTTTGAACCCGAAGTAGTATTGGACATGATCCCGTTTACTGAGCAGGATGCTCAGGAGGTTATGAATACGTTTAGAGGTAATGCCGGAAGGGTGGTCGCGATCAGCAGCCAGGATGTCTATCGCGCTTTTGGACGAGTCAATAACAAGGAGTCAGGACCGGCAGAACCTGGACCGATTACCGAGGATTCGCCTTTGCGCGAGCATCTCTATCCTTATCGTGGCGCAACTCCGCGCAATGAAGAACAGAAGCAGTGGATGAACGATTACGATAAGATTCTCGTCGAGCGTGTTGTGATGGGGAATCCAGAGCTATCCAGCACCATCTTACGACTTCCGGCGGTCTATGGGCCAGGAGATTACCAGCATCGCATGTTTTCATGGTTAAAGCGTATGGATGATAGGCGCCCCGCCATCTTGCTTGATGAAAAGGAGGCTCAATGGCGCTGGGCACATGGATACGTGGAGAATGTTGCTGCTGCGATTGTTCTGGTCGTTACCGATGAGCGGGCGAGCGGGCGCATTTATAACGTGGGAGAACCTATCACGATGACGATGGCGGACCGCATACGCAAGATCGGGGAGATAGCGGGATGGCAAGGGAATATTGTGCTTGTCCCTCATGGGAAACTACCGGAGCCATTGAGTTGGGGTATCAATGCCGAACAGGATATCGTCGTCGATACAAAGCGCATACGTGACGAACTGGGATATCAAGAGCGGATAGATCTGGACGAGGCGTTCAAGAGAACTATTGCCTGGGAACGAGCAAATCCTCCGGCACAAATTGACCCAAGAGATTTTGATTACGCGGCAGAGGATGCTATTCTGTCTGAATTCATGTAG
- a CDS encoding TMEM175 family protein: MDTLFKRSKGQLEKMKAAVKDHQNSLDSAGEQSNEHNQVEPFSAGDRLIMLCDGVFAIAITLLVINIKIPAGLTEDTFNAALRTQLFSQVLFYLITFLVVAGYWSEHRRLMKLIERIDRRFISLTFLFLAFIAFFPVTSSIVGEGYGYRSAVILYTLAFAGCGFSSLLLWLYASWHHRLIDPQMTQDEIISHAINIALAPSYFSLSLLLLFSSITPANIFWTWLLLPVVVFVVRRIRQSKLT, translated from the coding sequence ATGGATACTCTTTTCAAACGCTCTAAAGGGCAACTGGAAAAGATGAAAGCGGCTGTCAAAGACCATCAAAACTCGTTGGATTCTGCCGGAGAGCAATCTAATGAGCATAACCAGGTAGAGCCATTCTCTGCCGGAGATCGTCTTATTATGCTTTGCGACGGAGTATTTGCCATTGCAATTACACTGCTCGTCATCAACATTAAAATTCCTGCGGGCCTTACAGAAGATACATTCAACGCAGCTTTACGAACACAGTTGTTCTCTCAAGTCCTCTTCTACCTGATTACTTTCCTGGTTGTTGCGGGTTACTGGAGTGAGCATCGCCGCCTGATGAAACTTATTGAACGCATAGACCGGCGTTTCATCAGCCTCACTTTTCTGTTCCTGGCCTTTATTGCCTTTTTCCCGGTCACCTCCAGTATCGTGGGTGAAGGGTATGGATATCGAAGCGCTGTTATTTTATATACCTTAGCATTTGCCGGATGTGGCTTCTCCTCACTGCTGCTCTGGTTATATGCTTCGTGGCATCATAGACTAATCGATCCACAAATGACGCAGGACGAGATTATTTCACACGCAATTAATATTGCGCTGGCGCCGAGCTATTTCTCCCTTTCGCTGCTGTTGCTGTTTTCCTCTATCACGCCGGCCAATATTTTTTGGACCTGGCTCCTGCTGCCAGTGGTCGTCTTTGTCGTTCGTCGCATCCGGCAGAGCAAGTTAACGTGA
- a CDS encoding protein kinase, translating to MPRCPNPRCRTDYPPGTFRCINPFCQCLLPEAVVAGRYRVETLIGLGGMGAVYRASDTFEMQQVALKVLTTTGKSSEDQATAVERFRREARYAHQLHHKNVVPVLNFGLDGNLLYLVMPLITGGTLKALLKPEQPLPIALAQRYLNELADAIDAIHAHPQNIVHRDIKPSNLLIHQDDGRLVVADFGIARAMQKERPLTQGGWALGTEHYTAPEQGQGKPEPASDIYSMGVLAYQMFTGLLPFQAIVRTRSTELPMPSKLNSLLPPAIDAAIMRATDADPAKRYKTAREFADAINKAIYESETEKQYEPPAVVSSNLATIVSPNVVIRTIIPENPCGACGQENRKTSRFCRRCGHRLDETSPLVTGVCQVGYVSDTGRRYVAAENEDMLLIVQGLCANLAPPPRPFGLFAVADGLRGPQGKPAGGHEASRLAIETVADVLLPLLATPLLSSSSMSPGNNSFLSSGSPARGAFMPAPPPDTIVEQWMKEAVRRANLVIYHCNADYETSMASTLTTALVYKHRLYVTSVGDSRAYHYNPARGLTRITTDHTLAANLVDAKLFQPEEIYSNPKNKHLYRYLGQNNQIHIDFTEREVEVNDLVLLCTNGLWHMVRDERLKELLAQGGDPQKLARKLVDEANLAGGEGNVSAIVVGIQ from the coding sequence ATGCCGCGCTGCCCGAATCCCAGGTGTCGTACCGATTACCCGCCTGGGACATTTCGTTGCATCAATCCATTCTGCCAGTGTTTGCTGCCCGAGGCGGTAGTGGCCGGGCGCTACCGTGTTGAAACCTTGATCGGCCTTGGTGGCATGGGCGCGGTTTATCGCGCAAGCGATACATTTGAAATGCAGCAGGTAGCGCTCAAGGTGCTCACGACTACCGGCAAAAGCTCGGAGGATCAAGCAACGGCGGTGGAACGTTTCCGCCGCGAGGCCCGCTATGCGCACCAGCTTCACCATAAAAATGTTGTGCCTGTTCTCAATTTTGGTCTGGATGGCAACCTGCTCTATCTTGTCATGCCCCTGATTACCGGCGGCACGCTCAAGGCCCTGTTGAAGCCCGAACAGCCCTTACCCATAGCCCTGGCGCAGCGCTACCTCAATGAGCTGGCGGATGCTATCGATGCCATCCATGCCCATCCACAAAACATCGTGCATCGCGATATCAAGCCCTCGAATCTGCTCATCCACCAGGACGATGGACGCCTGGTCGTTGCCGATTTTGGCATCGCTCGTGCCATGCAGAAAGAGCGTCCCCTGACACAGGGAGGATGGGCCCTGGGTACGGAACACTATACGGCTCCCGAACAGGGACAGGGGAAGCCCGAACCCGCCAGCGATATCTACTCGATGGGCGTGCTGGCCTATCAAATGTTTACCGGCCTGTTGCCGTTCCAGGCCATTGTACGCACTCGCTCTACAGAACTCCCGATGCCCAGCAAGTTGAATTCATTATTGCCCCCGGCGATAGATGCAGCCATAATGCGAGCGACGGACGCAGATCCCGCGAAACGTTACAAAACGGCTCGCGAATTCGCCGATGCCATCAATAAGGCGATCTACGAGAGCGAAACTGAAAAGCAGTATGAGCCTCCCGCCGTCGTCTCCAGTAACCTCGCCACGATAGTCAGCCCCAATGTCGTGATACGCACAATTATTCCTGAGAATCCCTGCGGCGCGTGCGGGCAGGAAAATCGTAAGACTTCGCGCTTTTGCCGTCGCTGTGGGCATCGCCTGGATGAAACGTCACCGCTTGTGACCGGCGTATGCCAGGTTGGCTATGTTAGCGATACCGGTCGCCGTTACGTGGCCGCCGAGAATGAGGATATGCTGCTGATCGTACAGGGGTTGTGCGCAAATCTCGCGCCACCTCCGCGCCCGTTCGGACTGTTCGCGGTGGCCGATGGATTGCGCGGGCCGCAAGGCAAACCTGCCGGGGGACATGAAGCCAGTCGCCTGGCGATAGAGACCGTCGCGGATGTCCTGCTGCCTTTGCTGGCAACGCCGCTGCTCTCAAGTTCGTCAATGTCGCCGGGGAATAACTCGTTTTTATCCTCTGGTAGCCCGGCGAGGGGAGCTTTCATGCCGGCCCCTCCACCCGATACAATAGTCGAACAATGGATGAAGGAGGCGGTCAGGCGAGCAAATCTGGTAATTTACCACTGCAACGCAGATTATGAAACAAGTATGGCCAGTACCCTGACGACAGCGCTGGTCTATAAACATCGTCTCTATGTCACGAGTGTTGGGGATAGTCGAGCATATCATTATAACCCCGCGCGAGGATTGACCCGTATCACGACCGATCATACACTGGCGGCTAATCTGGTCGACGCCAAACTTTTTCAACCGGAAGAAATCTATAGCAACCCCAAGAATAAGCATCTCTATCGCTACCTTGGTCAAAATAATCAGATCCACATAGATTTTACTGAGCGCGAAGTTGAGGTGAATGATCTCGTCTTGCTTTGCACTAATGGACTATGGCATATGGTGCGCGATGAGCGCTTGAAAGAACTCCTTGCTCAGGGGGGAGACCCGCAGAAGCTCGCGCGCAAGCTGGTTGACGAGGCAAATCTGGCGGGCGGTGAGGGGAATGTGAGCGCAATAGTTGTGGGCATACAATAG
- a CDS encoding amylo-alpha-1,6-glucosidase, translating to MSIDYEEAAADTPSNAWNLFVGHDICGDVQAALDREWFVTNGLGGYAGSSIAGAPTRSYHGLLVAALHPPVERTVLVTKIDEEVELPDGHVLKLGVNEYQDGTIDPQGYNYLERLALEGDVACFRYTLENNLRLEKRIWMEYGQNTTYVQYIVHDLSENELNDVTLNLRLFPFCLYRDHHSTTQGSLDWHFQVENKGNSCCIRAYDEAQPYWLIAGSVAKFAPTDYWYWHVLHRRDRERGLPDLDDVYQPGVFHVQIAPGERVTLVLSAEEGAATEFGGPYHEGAVVEAHRRHSRRIRQLLDIADHSTTSLAQQDPVRARLVIAADQFIVARPEKRNDHSNETQSFRLSPERKTIIAGYPWFTDWGRDSMISLPGLLLCTGRFSEARGLIKAFASYTHQGLIPNRFPDSGETPEYNTADATLWMFHAINNYTTTTGDWSLVKELYPTLSGIIDWHVRGTLYNIGVDPSDGLLHAGAPGVQLTWMDAKVNDWVVTPRHGKPVEINALWYCALGYMESWAIHLSKDALEYGQLRSRVGENFAARFWYEDGGYLYDVVDADGIAGKNDASLRPNQLFATSLTRNLLSEEQIRSMFEKVTQHLLTPMGLRTLSPDDPAYRNHFNGNREERDGAYHQGAVWPWLIGPYIDVYLRLHNDSAVLAHLLQPLVNHLWDFCLGTICEVAEPEPPFTPAGCYAQAWSVAELLRVWLLTAG from the coding sequence ATGAGCATCGACTATGAAGAGGCGGCCGCCGACACTCCTTCCAACGCATGGAATTTATTTGTGGGTCATGATATTTGTGGAGACGTACAGGCAGCGCTGGATCGCGAATGGTTCGTGACCAACGGGCTGGGAGGGTATGCCGGAAGTTCCATTGCAGGAGCACCGACGCGCAGCTATCATGGCCTGCTGGTGGCCGCACTCCATCCACCCGTCGAACGCACTGTGCTGGTAACAAAGATCGATGAGGAAGTCGAACTGCCGGATGGGCACGTATTGAAGCTGGGTGTCAATGAATACCAGGATGGCACGATTGACCCACAAGGATATAACTATCTTGAACGCCTGGCACTGGAGGGCGACGTAGCCTGCTTTCGTTACACACTTGAGAACAATCTTCGCCTGGAAAAGCGTATCTGGATGGAATATGGGCAGAATACGACCTATGTGCAATACATTGTGCATGATCTATCCGAAAATGAACTGAACGATGTAACGCTGAATTTGCGCCTATTCCCATTTTGCCTGTATCGCGATCATCACAGCACAACCCAGGGTTCGCTCGATTGGCATTTCCAGGTTGAAAATAAGGGCAATAGCTGCTGCATTCGCGCCTACGATGAAGCGCAGCCTTACTGGCTGATTGCCGGGTCAGTAGCTAAATTTGCCCCTACGGATTACTGGTATTGGCATGTATTGCACCGGCGAGACAGAGAACGAGGTCTACCGGACCTGGATGATGTCTACCAGCCAGGCGTTTTTCACGTGCAGATAGCGCCTGGTGAACGCGTGACACTGGTCTTAAGCGCGGAAGAAGGCGCCGCCACGGAATTTGGTGGCCCATATCACGAGGGTGCGGTAGTCGAAGCACATAGACGCCACTCGAGACGCATCCGGCAACTGCTAGATATTGCGGACCACTCAACCACCAGTTTAGCCCAGCAGGACCCTGTGCGTGCCCGCCTGGTCATTGCCGCCGATCAGTTTATCGTTGCTCGCCCAGAAAAGAGGAACGATCATAGTAATGAAACCCAGTCTTTCCGGCTTTCCCCCGAGCGCAAAACAATCATAGCGGGCTATCCCTGGTTCACCGATTGGGGGCGTGATAGTATGATCTCCCTGCCCGGTTTACTGCTCTGTACGGGGAGATTCAGCGAGGCACGCGGGCTGATCAAAGCCTTCGCCTCGTACACGCATCAGGGGCTTATTCCAAATCGTTTCCCCGACAGCGGCGAGACGCCGGAATATAATACCGCCGACGCGACGCTGTGGATGTTTCACGCGATCAATAACTACACTACGACAACAGGAGATTGGTCGCTGGTAAAAGAACTGTACCCCACACTCAGCGGCATTATCGATTGGCACGTGCGAGGCACGCTCTACAATATCGGCGTTGACCCGTCTGATGGTCTGCTACATGCAGGCGCACCTGGAGTGCAATTGACATGGATGGATGCGAAAGTGAACGATTGGGTGGTGACGCCGCGCCATGGAAAACCGGTAGAAATCAACGCGCTCTGGTATTGCGCGCTGGGCTATATGGAGAGCTGGGCGATACACCTCTCTAAGGATGCACTTGAATATGGTCAATTGCGTTCTCGTGTGGGTGAAAACTTCGCGGCACGCTTCTGGTATGAAGATGGAGGATATCTTTACGATGTTGTAGATGCTGACGGGATAGCAGGAAAGAACGATGCTTCACTGCGTCCGAACCAGTTGTTCGCGACTTCGCTTACCCGCAACCTGCTTTCTGAAGAGCAAATCCGCAGCATGTTCGAGAAAGTGACGCAACACTTGCTGACACCCATGGGATTGCGCACCTTGAGTCCCGATGACCCGGCCTATCGCAATCATTTCAATGGTAATCGTGAAGAACGCGATGGGGCCTATCACCAGGGAGCGGTCTGGCCCTGGCTGATCGGACCATATATCGATGTGTACCTGCGCCTTCATAATGACAGCGCGGTATTGGCCCATCTCCTGCAGCCACTGGTCAATCACCTGTGGGATTTCTGCCTGGGCACGATCTGTGAGGTTGCAGAGCCGGAACCGCCTTTTACGCCTGCCGGCTGCTATGCACAGGCCTGGAGTGTAGCCGAATTGCTCAGAGTATGGTTGCTGACAGCAGGATGA